A single window of Drosophila suzukii chromosome 3, CBGP_Dsuzu_IsoJpt1.0, whole genome shotgun sequence DNA harbors:
- the LOC108007017 gene encoding tetratricopeptide repeat protein 12 — MFLTTKTLDKKESNEKRTSSEVPKKDILIYQHPESDESFLDERPSKVEEVIECLEAIENANKTDSSKKRVKSTLTINDLEFLVTQRNARKTSIYRRAKAKKVPINTDQFTFMRQIDSSPEDQILARKQRENVADTFRRMGNAEYRKLNFSMAKNYYTKGLEYIKDTPVLYVNRAMCSIKMREFKLGIMDCDYVIAKLDGNYVRAWLYRAAAYKRLNDEANYEDSVSQARRLNRSQREFIDDFLDKMRSLL, encoded by the exons atgtttttaaccACCAAAACACTAGACAAAAAAGAAAGCAATGAAAAACGAACTAGCTCAGAAGTACCCAAAAAAGATATTCTAATATATCAACATCCCGAAAGCGATGAGTCGTTCCTCGATGAACGTCCTTCTAAAGTTGAAGAAGTGATTGAGTGCCTAGAAGCGATTGAAAACGCCAACAAAACAGA TTCGTCAAAGAAGAGGGTAAAGTCGACGCTTACCATAAACGATTTGGAATTTCTGGTGACCCAACGAAATGCAAGGAAAACCTCAATTTATCGTCGTGCCAAAGCAAAGAAAGTCCCAATCAACACAGATCAGTTCACCTTTATGCGTCAAATTGATTCAAGTCCAGAGGATCAAATCCTGGCTAGAAAACAGCGAGAAAATGTGGCCGACACTTTTCGACGGATGGGAAATGCCGAGTATCGCAAGTTAAACTTCTCTATGGCAAAAAACTACTATACAAAAGGTCTGGAATACATTAAAGACACACCAGTTTTGTATGTAAACCGAGCCATGTGTTCTATCAA aaTGCGCGAATTCAAGCTAGGCATTATGGATTGTGACTATGTAATAGCAAAATTAGATGGAAACTATGTGCGTGCTTGGCTTTATCGGGCAGCTGCTTATAAACGTCTAAACGATGAGGCTAACTACGAAGATAGTGTTTCTCAAGCCAGACGTTTAAACAGATCCCAGAGAGAATTTATCGATGATTTTTTGGACAAAATGCGTTCCCTTCTTTAA
- the LOC108007013 gene encoding mitochondrial import receptor subunit TOM40 homolog, translating into MSCKNCPPYKNSELGVFFPDCFERVSGHCNKKNPGNVQNLHILAHRVMPKFFDGIELDYLHRLAPNKYITAAWVLSHIRASGFRFGGLYTFRVQDDTMYTPTIMGDIHPTTLAANLNILYYPFQCLRMEAIMQKANEAAQVESQYTIEWTRQCDTWTANFYNVRNENGRCTLSVMRSVSAHWALGGELLLEWNEPQKLTPDLALAARYSHYNYSLAATASRQGLDVSYWQRIHPQIQMANLLAWNRNTRKTIATICYQWNFWNSAVHGMFDSDASVGFMWTKYLRHLPLQMGFSVVMNLPTDRFAFGMRFVLDPSGLRRGE; encoded by the exons ATGTCATGCAAGAACTGTCCACCCTACAAGAACTCCGAACTGGGCGTCTTCTTTCCCGACTGCTTCGAACGCGTCAGCGGCCATTGCAACAAGAAGAATCCCGGCAATGTGCAGAATCTGCACATCCTGGCCCATCGGGTCATGCCCAAATTCTTCGATGGCATCGAGCTGGACTACCTGCACCGGTTGGCGCCCAACAAGTACATCACGGCCGCCTGGGTTCTCAGCCACATCAGGGCCTCTGGTTTTCGATTCGGCGGGCTTTACACCTTCCGCGTCCAAGATGATACAATG TACACCCCAACCATTATGGGCGACATACATCCCACGACGCTGGCGGCCAACCTGAATATCCTGTACTATCCATTCCAGTGCCTTCGCATGGAGGCCATTATGCAGAAGGCCAATGAGGCTGCTCAGGTGGAGAGTCAGTATACGATCGAGTGGACGAGACAATGTGATACGTGGACAGCCAACTTCTATAATGTCCGCAATGAAAACGGACGATGCACGCTGTCCGTAATGAGATCGGTGTCCGCCCATTGGGCCCTCGGCGGAGAACTTCTTCTGGAGTGGAACGAACCCCAGAAACTGACGCCGGATCTGGCCCTCGCAGCACG TTACTCCCACTATAACTATTCCCTGGCTGCCACAGCCTCGAGACAAGGTCTGGATGTTAGCTACTGGCAGCGCATTCATCCGCAAATTCAGATGGCCAATCTGCTGGCCTGGAATCGTAATACCCGAAAGACCATAGCCACAATATGCTATCAATGGAACTTCTGGAACTCGGCCGTCCATGGAATGTTCGACTCGGATGCCTCTGTGGGCTTTATGTGGACCAA ATATCTAAGGCACTTGCCACTGCAAATGGGTTTCAGTGTGGTGATGAACCTGCCCACAGATCGATTTGCCTTCGGCATGCGTTTTGTTTTGGATCCGAGTGGCTTGAGACGTGGCGAATAA